The Virgibacillus dokdonensis genome includes a window with the following:
- a CDS encoding lamin tail domain-containing protein has translation MQNKKFRTLLAALTAIVIIIANFLQPTSVAYATVSTPKQATKTKEEKQQELPNQDIETMNNDTLIMQHVAPKVMQRLQQHSLLVTAPHAEKVSLFYQSTKVSKPIEIDMKKEDNGEYTGAIPKSATWSDHITYWFEGKSATDQGKTDPYTVPIQSQTSTNVQALPKIMITEVGFGEQPFIEIFNHSSHPIDVKDYSLQVENQKISFEQSLLIASGKSHIIWFANEEADMNTFHSFYEMQPNKQQVTAVNKTLLPSTINKLSFIENSTNEVVTEGNVHFTENMAGQLFYYTDQKTGRGGGLTTEANPGEIFPGQVPAERMEVKAEQPESSKEKNTNEDVVTKEKKKQSKDTELDNKKNEKNVTTDSFIQHEAIYDATATDDLTITATLTDEVTELNLQFQTANKMEMEELPFTKDKDATTYSVTVPKEKLWSPNFYYQIVAQTKDGTSIPYPEQEPIHVTIKQTDTDDTQTIPPLLITEITPDTTNVNQKDAYEFIEIYNNTNQTINMNDYQLFYQYPDDMPDQIWGISDNKEIKPQESFVVWIKNEGNQRLTLADFNEQYGLHMPESHVTEIHNAGMANSGERTLVVADKFNNEIVSATYNDTEKDDTSPNQGIVYRYPNQGTSMIKTGLGQAMTPLSILPGQVPKKPVIVADTAKKPIFGKPELSMDEERITAQIEIKSDKPILGASLSILQSAEATYQTWQAQASEDGSNTYSITIPLEEIWSDSIKYYFTASNEAGETKTDVHSYQLPTKEIDYQQVPPLFITEITPDTTNSNSADAYEFIEVYNNTTEAIDFKDYTIRYRYPNTDAGNDLLWNPNEKDTVIIPPGETVVFWIINHGNKEKTAADFNANYGSHLTEGKNLFKMYNNGMANGSKRSLIVATKTGKELSYSTYNDVVDVDDTTADKGIFYRFPTDGGLHTAKISAGEWDATPGEVLTEQVPRKKVVFPKDTEKPVIKNTTKKKEITSEQPFTLSATITDNADVKSVSVHYRTDGGEFRKANLETQATNRYEHIIYEPELIGKDTLEYYFTASDGVNKTTSPISTVSIDNPTLQEGLRLNIQDNEFISGKKVIKATADNTEVEPSLFVDQKQVTDTFKAMEADAYFAFDVRETNIHFKNGVTMRDEILHIFDDTHTKFTTITVPVSADKLKQGENTISIRAGNKVSPFDATSQENRDDFTIKNIRLVLSDGTTIYDPAYSKPNQDYSIGDSSGKKPVYDFTFTLDERAFASTAYVFDTTKVDDGKHEIKTVLKNEKVTKQVITDNTAPTITPSIKNGETYKGAFTIDADAKDATSNVESITAQLDGDHISLPYNTSSSLLEPGKHELSFQATDTANNQTEKKVTFYVDEEHPLLPNWLGNNSDSTSANLSVTVHDPTNDAMDVDFYQSYQYTADDPNITISQNAVETEPPQSYLPEGEERLTKKQLKHLQTIDGNQIDTTSDYQFPYHRFDVTVDEQVDANDEIEIVWDGSSLEGRKVTMYAWNYATSKWDALVSTIAGTDPFELIGSVKGTEYMQDQKVSVIVQDQIADLGENFSFVWMADTQYYSESYPHIYERQTEWIAENKEALNIEYVFHSGDLVDVYDDLEQWDVANRSMNILDKANIPYGVVAGNHDVNNKSRDYSYYGRFFGEDRFKDKQFYGGSFKDNRGHYDLMSVNGIDFIMVHLGWGIEEDGIEWLNKVLQAHPNRKAILNVHEYLLATGSRSPTGDQLFEEVVIPNENVFAVLSGHYHNAQTLIDDIDDNGDGITDRTVYQMLADYQGGPEGGQGYLRILNFNMDTNQIDVETYSPYLDDYNYYDPEEYPGKDTFSFDFDMSAQTKRVATDYVEVNVYTDEKIGSVKDVPSGEKAAIVWEGLDPNSEYFWHTVASDQYGGKTRSDIWRFLTIDGEIIVPEEPDNPTSPTDPEQPSGEDKTNGGYMDQNDQNADENAFNTGEKGNGKPSIQQPSSEDNQEGRNKHQFDDRMPSIENTSKPHQAGSSLPNTATNMFNALFIGITLLLLGSSIWLILLYRKKGQALNE, from the coding sequence ATGCAAAACAAGAAGTTTCGCACGCTTTTAGCAGCATTGACGGCGATCGTAATAATAATCGCCAATTTCTTACAACCAACATCGGTTGCTTATGCCACTGTTTCCACCCCTAAACAAGCAACAAAAACTAAAGAGGAAAAACAGCAAGAATTACCAAATCAAGATATTGAAACTATGAATAATGATACATTGATTATGCAGCATGTTGCACCTAAAGTGATGCAACGTCTGCAACAGCATTCATTATTAGTAACTGCACCTCACGCAGAGAAAGTAAGCTTGTTTTATCAATCTACAAAGGTTTCTAAACCGATTGAAATTGACATGAAAAAAGAAGACAATGGTGAATACACTGGTGCTATTCCCAAATCAGCAACTTGGTCTGACCATATAACGTATTGGTTTGAGGGAAAGTCAGCAACAGACCAAGGAAAAACAGATCCATATACTGTTCCAATACAATCGCAAACTAGTACGAATGTACAAGCACTGCCTAAAATAATGATTACAGAAGTAGGGTTTGGTGAACAACCCTTTATCGAAATTTTCAACCATTCATCACACCCCATTGATGTAAAAGATTATTCATTACAAGTAGAGAACCAAAAAATTTCTTTTGAACAATCTTTATTGATCGCATCAGGAAAAAGTCATATTATTTGGTTTGCTAACGAAGAAGCAGATATGAATACGTTTCATAGCTTCTATGAAATGCAACCAAATAAACAACAAGTAACCGCTGTAAATAAAACTTTACTTCCTTCCACTATCAATAAACTATCATTCATAGAAAACAGCACCAATGAAGTTGTAACAGAAGGAAATGTTCACTTCACAGAGAATATGGCAGGGCAGCTTTTCTATTACACAGACCAAAAAACAGGGCGGGGTGGCGGACTTACAACAGAAGCGAACCCAGGTGAGATTTTCCCTGGACAAGTTCCAGCTGAAAGAATGGAAGTAAAAGCAGAACAACCCGAAAGCTCTAAAGAAAAAAATACCAATGAAGACGTGGTGACGAAAGAAAAGAAAAAGCAATCAAAAGATACAGAATTAGATAACAAGAAAAATGAAAAGAACGTTACAACAGATTCGTTCATCCAACATGAAGCCATTTATGATGCGACAGCTACAGATGACCTTACAATTACAGCAACTTTAACCGATGAAGTAACCGAGCTTAACCTTCAGTTCCAGACTGCAAATAAAATGGAAATGGAGGAATTGCCATTCACGAAAGATAAAGATGCCACTACCTATTCCGTTACAGTTCCTAAAGAAAAACTGTGGTCACCAAACTTTTACTATCAAATTGTTGCTCAAACGAAAGATGGTACAAGCATACCCTATCCTGAACAGGAGCCTATACATGTTACGATCAAACAAACTGATACGGATGATACACAAACAATACCCCCATTGTTAATTACAGAAATTACTCCCGACACGACAAACGTAAATCAAAAAGATGCCTATGAATTCATTGAAATCTATAACAATACAAATCAAACGATTAACATGAATGATTACCAATTATTCTATCAATATCCAGATGATATGCCTGATCAAATATGGGGTATAAGTGATAATAAAGAAATCAAACCCCAGGAAAGCTTTGTTGTATGGATTAAAAATGAAGGTAACCAACGTTTAACTTTAGCTGACTTTAATGAACAGTATGGCTTACATATGCCAGAAAGTCATGTAACCGAAATTCACAATGCTGGCATGGCTAATAGCGGAGAACGCACTTTAGTCGTTGCTGATAAATTTAACAACGAAATCGTATCCGCTACGTATAATGATACGGAAAAGGATGATACATCTCCAAACCAAGGAATTGTTTACCGTTATCCGAATCAAGGGACAAGCATGATAAAAACTGGTTTAGGACAAGCGATGACGCCATTGTCTATCCTGCCTGGACAAGTTCCAAAAAAACCTGTCATAGTGGCTGACACTGCGAAAAAGCCTATTTTTGGCAAGCCAGAACTTTCCATGGATGAGGAAAGAATAACCGCTCAAATAGAGATTAAATCAGACAAACCAATATTAGGAGCTAGTCTTTCTATCTTGCAAAGTGCTGAAGCGACATATCAAACATGGCAAGCGCAAGCTTCTGAGGACGGTTCAAATACCTATTCAATAACTATCCCACTTGAGGAGATTTGGAGTGACAGCATCAAGTACTACTTCACTGCATCCAATGAGGCCGGCGAGACAAAAACAGATGTTCATTCTTATCAGCTACCAACGAAGGAGATAGACTATCAACAAGTTCCACCTCTGTTCATTACAGAAATAACTCCTGATACGACGAATAGCAATAGTGCTGATGCCTATGAATTTATCGAAGTTTATAACAATACAACAGAAGCAATTGACTTTAAAGACTATACGATCCGTTATCGCTATCCGAACACAGACGCAGGTAACGATTTACTTTGGAATCCAAACGAGAAGGACACAGTGATCATTCCACCGGGCGAAACAGTTGTTTTTTGGATCATCAACCACGGCAATAAAGAAAAAACTGCAGCCGATTTCAATGCAAACTATGGGTCCCATTTAACAGAAGGTAAAAATTTGTTTAAAATGTATAACAATGGAATGGCCAACGGGAGTAAACGGTCACTCATCGTTGCTACGAAAACTGGAAAAGAACTTTCTTACTCCACGTATAACGATGTAGTTGATGTTGATGATACAACAGCGGATAAAGGTATTTTCTACCGTTTCCCGACAGATGGCGGCTTGCATACTGCTAAAATAAGTGCAGGCGAATGGGATGCTACACCAGGTGAAGTATTAACAGAACAAGTTCCTAGAAAGAAAGTTGTCTTTCCTAAAGATACGGAAAAACCTGTCATTAAAAATACAACCAAGAAAAAAGAAATTACATCGGAACAGCCTTTTACATTATCTGCCACCATTACCGATAATGCAGACGTCAAAAGCGTATCTGTTCATTATCGTACAGATGGGGGAGAGTTTAGAAAGGCGAATTTGGAGACACAAGCAACTAACCGTTATGAGCATATCATTTATGAGCCAGAGTTAATCGGAAAAGATACATTAGAATATTACTTTACAGCGAGTGATGGAGTAAACAAAACTACTTCTCCTATAAGCACTGTTTCCATTGATAACCCAACACTGCAAGAAGGGCTAAGACTTAATATACAAGATAATGAATTTATTTCTGGGAAAAAAGTCATAAAAGCTACCGCTGACAATACAGAAGTAGAACCGAGCTTATTTGTTGATCAAAAGCAAGTAACAGATACATTTAAAGCGATGGAAGCGGACGCTTATTTCGCGTTTGATGTACGTGAGACAAATATTCACTTTAAAAATGGGGTGACTATGAGAGATGAAATACTCCACATATTTGATGATACACATACAAAATTTACTACGATTACCGTCCCAGTTTCTGCTGATAAATTAAAACAAGGAGAAAACACGATCTCCATTCGAGCAGGTAATAAAGTCAGCCCTTTTGATGCAACATCTCAAGAGAACCGAGATGATTTCACAATTAAAAATATTCGCCTCGTGCTTTCCGATGGGACGACGATTTACGACCCAGCGTACAGTAAACCGAATCAAGATTACTCCATTGGCGATAGCTCAGGCAAAAAGCCTGTCTATGATTTCACTTTCACATTGGATGAAAGGGCATTTGCATCGACAGCTTATGTTTTCGATACAACCAAAGTGGACGATGGAAAGCATGAAATAAAAACGGTTTTAAAGAATGAAAAAGTAACCAAACAGGTGATTACAGATAATACTGCTCCAACGATCACGCCTTCTATAAAAAATGGTGAAACATATAAAGGAGCTTTTACCATTGACGCTGATGCCAAAGATGCAACAAGCAACGTTGAATCTATAACTGCTCAGTTAGATGGAGATCATATATCCTTACCGTATAATACCTCTTCTTCCCTGTTAGAGCCTGGGAAACATGAGCTCAGTTTTCAAGCTACGGATACAGCAAATAACCAAACAGAAAAGAAAGTAACATTTTACGTAGACGAAGAACACCCGCTGCTACCTAATTGGTTAGGGAATAATTCTGATAGCACAAGTGCCAACTTATCTGTTACCGTACATGACCCAACCAACGATGCCATGGATGTTGATTTTTATCAATCCTACCAGTATACAGCAGATGATCCAAATATCACCATTTCACAAAATGCTGTAGAAACAGAACCGCCGCAAAGTTATTTACCAGAGGGCGAAGAAAGATTAACAAAAAAACAGCTGAAGCATTTACAGACAATCGATGGCAATCAAATAGATACGACCTCTGATTACCAATTTCCATATCATCGTTTTGACGTTACGGTTGATGAACAAGTAGATGCAAACGACGAAATAGAAATTGTTTGGGATGGTTCTTCCTTAGAAGGGCGAAAAGTAACGATGTATGCTTGGAACTATGCGACAAGCAAGTGGGATGCGCTTGTATCCACCATTGCTGGCACAGATCCGTTTGAACTCATCGGCTCTGTAAAAGGAACAGAGTATATGCAAGACCAAAAAGTTAGTGTTATTGTTCAAGATCAAATTGCTGACCTTGGAGAAAACTTCAGCTTTGTTTGGATGGCGGACACCCAATACTATTCAGAAAGTTATCCACATATTTATGAAAGACAAACAGAATGGATTGCAGAGAATAAAGAAGCTTTAAATATAGAGTATGTCTTTCATTCAGGTGATCTAGTAGATGTTTACGACGATCTAGAACAATGGGATGTAGCTAACCGGTCAATGAATATACTAGATAAGGCTAATATCCCTTACGGCGTTGTTGCTGGCAACCATGATGTAAACAACAAAAGTCGTGATTACAGTTATTATGGACGTTTCTTTGGTGAAGACCGTTTTAAAGACAAACAATTTTATGGTGGTTCATTTAAAGACAACCGCGGCCACTATGATCTGATGTCTGTGAATGGAATTGATTTTATTATGGTTCATCTTGGCTGGGGGATTGAAGAGGATGGAATTGAATGGTTAAATAAAGTGTTACAAGCACATCCAAATCGCAAAGCTATCCTTAATGTGCATGAATATTTATTAGCTACTGGAAGCAGAAGCCCTACTGGCGATCAATTGTTTGAAGAAGTTGTTATTCCAAATGAGAATGTATTCGCTGTATTATCCGGTCATTACCATAATGCTCAAACATTAATAGATGACATTGATGATAATGGAGATGGGATTACGGATCGGACCGTTTATCAAATGTTAGCAGACTACCAAGGTGGGCCAGAAGGCGGACAAGGATATTTACGGATATTGAACTTTAATATGGATACAAATCAAATTGATGTAGAGACTTATTCACCATATCTAGATGATTACAACTACTATGACCCAGAGGAATACCCTGGAAAAGATACATTTTCGTTTGATTTTGATATGTCGGCACAAACGAAGCGAGTGGCTACAGATTATGTAGAAGTAAATGTGTATACAGATGAAAAAATTGGTTCTGTAAAAGATGTCCCTAGTGGTGAAAAAGCAGCGATCGTTTGGGAAGGATTAGATCCAAATAGCGAATACTTCTGGCATACCGTAGCTTCCGACCAATACGGCGGTAAAACACGATCCGATATTTGGAGGTTTTTAACCATCGATGGGGAAATTATAGTACCTGAAGAACCGGATAATCCTACTTCCCCAACAGATCCGGAACAGCCCTCTGGAGAAGATAAAACCAATGGTGGATACATGGACCAAAACGATCAAAACGCCGATGAGAATGCTTTCAATACAGGAGAAAAAGGCAACGGAAAACCATCCATTCAACAACCAAGCTCGGAGGATAATCAAGAGGGAAGAAATAAACATCAGTTTGACGATAGAATGCCATCGATTGAAAATACGTCAAAGCCTCATCAAGCAGGATCCTCCTTACCAAACACAGCAACAAATATGTTTAACGCTCTATTTATTGGAATAACGCTATTACTATTAGGTTCAAGCATATGGCTCATTCTTCTTTATCGAAAAAAAGGGCAGGCACTAAATGAATAA
- a CDS encoding aspartate:alanine exchanger family transporter, protein METLLHDLLDEQLILVFAILLIGSFLGQLKLKGLSFGSAGVLLVAMIFGHFGYNVSPIVQNLGLSLFIVAIGLQAGPRFFRMIRSNGIIFCSISLCIVTSAVITTIIVAKTFDLEAALSIGLMTGALTSTPGLAAALQATNDSIASVGYGIGYPFGVLAIILFVQLLPRFSKVDLMKDLEASKNPIKDEHSPEVMSFKVTNPKLHRRTLKELAISKKDVVISRIIRNGHTMIALSDTPVLMGDNLVTVGEEDELKSFGTYVGQKVTTQLENPDNIRFKKITVEDESVIGKSMKELKLRKKYGATVTRIEREGLELKQHPTMRLLRGDVLTIVSTENRLNQVEKLFSRKNPAVTNVHIFSISITLLLGIIVGMLPIFIPGLGTIKLGIAGGPLFVALIVGHFGNIGPIHVRYYAPANHVIRELGLVLFLAGAGTTAGQGLVNVIQTEGVKLAVGGTIITLVPLFIGYLVAKKLFKLSIVHSLGSLCGGRTSTPALGALNQVIDSDDAVIAYAAAYPFSLIFVAISTQLMMFFL, encoded by the coding sequence ATGGAAACATTACTTCACGATTTACTAGACGAACAACTTATTTTAGTTTTTGCCATTTTACTAATTGGCTCTTTTCTTGGCCAACTTAAATTAAAAGGACTAAGCTTCGGTTCTGCCGGAGTTTTACTTGTTGCTATGATTTTTGGACATTTTGGATATAACGTATCGCCAATTGTACAAAACCTAGGTTTGAGCTTATTTATAGTAGCTATCGGTTTACAGGCTGGCCCACGATTTTTCAGAATGATCCGTTCTAATGGAATTATATTTTGTAGTATCTCTTTATGTATTGTTACCAGTGCAGTCATCACTACCATTATAGTTGCAAAAACATTTGATCTTGAAGCAGCGCTAAGCATTGGATTAATGACCGGAGCATTAACAAGTACTCCTGGTTTAGCTGCAGCATTACAAGCAACAAATGATTCCATCGCTTCTGTCGGTTATGGAATTGGGTACCCTTTCGGTGTGCTAGCAATCATTTTATTTGTTCAGCTTTTGCCTCGTTTTAGTAAAGTCGACTTAATGAAAGATTTAGAGGCATCAAAAAATCCAATTAAAGATGAACATTCACCTGAAGTGATGTCATTTAAAGTAACCAATCCAAAACTTCATAGAAGAACCTTAAAAGAGCTTGCGATTAGTAAAAAGGATGTCGTAATTAGCAGAATTATTCGCAACGGACATACGATGATTGCTCTCAGCGATACTCCTGTACTTATGGGGGACAACCTTGTTACTGTTGGAGAAGAAGATGAACTGAAATCTTTTGGTACTTATGTCGGACAAAAAGTAACCACGCAACTAGAAAACCCAGATAATATACGGTTTAAAAAAATCACTGTAGAAGACGAGTCCGTTATTGGAAAAAGCATGAAGGAATTAAAATTGAGAAAAAAATATGGTGCCACCGTAACTAGAATTGAACGTGAAGGACTAGAATTAAAGCAACATCCTACGATGCGCTTGCTCCGAGGTGATGTTTTAACCATTGTAAGCACGGAAAATCGTTTGAACCAAGTTGAAAAACTATTTTCGCGAAAAAACCCAGCCGTCACCAATGTACACATTTTCTCGATCAGTATAACACTATTATTAGGAATCATTGTTGGTATGCTCCCCATTTTCATTCCAGGGTTAGGAACAATTAAACTAGGAATAGCTGGCGGGCCACTTTTTGTTGCTTTGATTGTTGGGCATTTCGGTAACATTGGACCCATACATGTACGTTATTATGCCCCAGCAAACCATGTCATTCGAGAATTAGGTCTTGTATTATTTCTAGCAGGTGCTGGAACAACAGCGGGACAGGGACTTGTAAATGTGATACAAACAGAAGGAGTGAAGCTTGCGGTTGGAGGAACGATCATCACGCTTGTGCCACTCTTTATCGGTTATTTAGTAGCAAAAAAACTATTTAAGCTTAGCATTGTGCACTCACTTGGTTCACTGTGCGGCGGTAGGACGAGCACTCCTGCTTTAGGTGCATTAAATCAAGTGATAGATTCCGATGATGCCGTTATTGCCTACGCTGCTGCTTACCCATTTTCACTGATTTTTGTTGCTATTTCAACACAATTAATGATGTTTTTTCTGTAA
- a CDS encoding M20 peptidase aminoacylase family protein — protein sequence MTSLEQKIKGTFHHLHNHAEISWEEKETTNYIKYILQKAGCDVHTFTDHTGVIGRFGNFEKDLPVVAIRADIDALWQEVDGTFQANHSCGHDAHMAMVLGVLWKIKQSPSLQDKVAIKFIFQPAEETGTGALKLVEKGVVEDVDYLFGVHLRPKQETPMHDAAPVIVHGACKTYKAKIIGVDAHGARPHLNTNAIEVGAQIVQLLSKIHLDPTVPHSVKMTNFQAGSKSTNIIPGSATFAIDMRAQTNEAMDELDKQVGAIFDSIQHLYPIKIDIMENHGIAAAKTNKEATSIMTTAITNVLGQEAVQPPLITPGGDDFHFYTMKKPELKATMLGLGCDLTPGLHHPQMTFNSDALINGVEILTEAVRQVYEF from the coding sequence ATGACTAGCTTAGAACAAAAGATAAAAGGCACGTTCCATCATTTACATAACCATGCAGAAATTAGTTGGGAAGAGAAAGAAACGACCAACTATATCAAGTACATTCTTCAAAAAGCAGGGTGTGATGTGCATACATTCACAGATCACACAGGGGTTATTGGGCGATTTGGAAACTTTGAAAAAGATTTACCAGTGGTAGCCATTCGAGCTGATATCGACGCACTTTGGCAAGAGGTAGATGGCACATTTCAAGCCAATCATTCTTGTGGACATGACGCACATATGGCTATGGTATTAGGGGTGTTATGGAAAATAAAACAAAGCCCCAGTCTTCAAGACAAGGTAGCGATAAAGTTTATTTTTCAACCTGCAGAAGAAACAGGAACTGGCGCATTAAAATTAGTAGAAAAAGGTGTTGTAGAAGATGTCGATTATTTATTTGGCGTCCATTTACGACCAAAACAAGAGACACCGATGCACGATGCAGCTCCAGTTATTGTGCATGGAGCATGTAAAACATACAAAGCGAAGATTATTGGTGTAGACGCACATGGGGCAAGACCGCACTTAAATACGAATGCGATTGAAGTTGGTGCACAAATTGTACAATTACTGAGTAAGATTCATTTAGATCCAACCGTCCCCCATTCTGTAAAAATGACGAACTTCCAAGCTGGTAGTAAGAGCACCAACATTATACCTGGAAGTGCTACCTTTGCAATCGACATGCGGGCACAAACGAACGAAGCGATGGATGAGCTAGATAAGCAAGTAGGAGCCATTTTTGATTCAATACAACATCTTTACCCAATTAAGATAGACATTATGGAGAACCATGGCATTGCTGCAGCCAAAACAAATAAGGAAGCAACATCTATAATGACAACTGCAATTACCAATGTGTTAGGGCAAGAAGCCGTTCAGCCCCCTTTAATTACTCCTGGAGGAGATGATTTTCACTTCTATACGATGAAGAAGCCAGAATTAAAAGCGACTATGCTAGGTCTCGGTTGTGATTTAACGCCAGGATTACATCACCCACAAATGACATTTAATTCTGATGCACTCATCAACGGTGTTGAAATTCTAACGGAAGCAGTTCGACAAGTTTATGAATTCTAG
- a CDS encoding YfcC family protein, with the protein MKNSSGFTQKDKKKLGLPDAYVILFMILVLAAIATYIIPAGSFERETVDDKTIVVPDSYQQAEQEPASFMDLFVSIQQGMIDSAGLIFLVLIIGGAFGVIEYTGAIDALIMKTINKTKNKEYLLIILVSTLFSIFGALGIIVNAVIAFIPIGIILARSMKLDAIVGVSIIYLGAYAGFNTAFLDPLTTGMAQEIAQVPLFSGISYRILIYVTVLGSTIGYIWWYANRIKKDPTKSVLGDNPFPKSEEKAFESIPAQLTTVHKLVLTWLAVGIAIYVFGVFQYDWSLNQMAAMFIVIAIGTAFLARMHPNELVTQFFNGCRGLVYGALIIGMARSIVVVLENGQILDTIVQGMATIMDPFSSALGANMMFLANFLFNIIVSSGSGQAVIVMPIMTPLADMMEIPRQVAVQAYKMGDGFSNVLTPISGILMATLAIAGVSWVKWVKFIIPLVIIWFIIGIVYLTVAVFIGWGPV; encoded by the coding sequence ATGAAAAATTCATCAGGATTCACACAAAAAGACAAGAAGAAGCTAGGCTTGCCAGATGCTTATGTTATTTTATTTATGATTTTAGTGCTAGCTGCTATTGCCACGTATATTATCCCAGCGGGGAGTTTTGAGCGGGAAACAGTGGATGACAAAACGATAGTAGTGCCTGATAGTTATCAACAAGCCGAGCAAGAGCCAGCTTCATTTATGGATTTATTTGTATCTATTCAACAGGGAATGATTGATTCAGCAGGACTTATCTTCTTAGTACTTATCATTGGTGGTGCTTTTGGAGTTATTGAGTATACAGGAGCTATCGATGCACTTATTATGAAGACAATTAATAAAACGAAGAATAAGGAATATTTACTGATTATTCTCGTTAGTACGTTATTTTCGATATTTGGAGCATTAGGAATTATAGTAAATGCTGTCATTGCATTTATACCAATTGGGATTATCCTAGCGCGTTCTATGAAATTAGACGCTATTGTTGGCGTGTCCATTATATATTTGGGAGCTTATGCAGGGTTTAACACAGCATTTCTTGATCCGTTAACAACAGGGATGGCTCAGGAAATTGCTCAAGTTCCTCTTTTCTCAGGTATTAGCTATCGAATCCTCATTTATGTAACTGTACTTGGATCTACGATTGGCTATATTTGGTGGTATGCGAATCGAATTAAAAAAGATCCAACCAAAAGTGTATTAGGAGACAACCCATTTCCAAAATCAGAAGAAAAAGCTTTCGAAAGTATTCCTGCACAACTTACCACTGTTCATAAGTTAGTATTAACATGGCTAGCGGTTGGCATAGCTATTTATGTGTTTGGTGTCTTTCAGTATGATTGGTCGCTAAACCAAATGGCCGCTATGTTTATCGTTATTGCAATAGGAACAGCTTTTCTTGCTAGAATGCATCCTAATGAACTCGTTACACAATTTTTTAATGGTTGCCGTGGTTTAGTATATGGAGCATTAATTATTGGAATGGCTCGTTCTATCGTTGTTGTTTTAGAAAACGGTCAAATTTTGGATACGATTGTCCAAGGGATGGCTACAATCATGGACCCATTCTCCAGTGCATTAGGCGCAAATATGATGTTTTTAGCTAATTTTTTGTTTAACATCATCGTTTCCTCTGGAAGTGGACAAGCAGTAATTGTCATGCCTATTATGACCCCTTTAGCAGATATGATGGAAATTCCAAGACAAGTAGCCGTTCAAGCATATAAAATGGGGGATGGATTTTCAAACGTCCTTACACCTATATCAGGAATTTTAATGGCTACCTTAGCAATAGCGGGTGTTTCCTGGGTGAAGTGGGTTAAATTTATTATACCTTTAGTAATTATTTGGTTCATTATCGGTATTGTCTACTTAACTGTTGCAGTATTTATTGGTTGGGGGCCTGTATAG